One Perca flavescens isolate YP-PL-M2 chromosome 16, PFLA_1.0, whole genome shotgun sequence genomic window, GTAAACCAGAGCAAGCACAGGCAGGATATCGTATTGagtcattttttgttgttgctgctctCCTTTACTGATCTTGTCTCTAACAAGAGCTGCTCTGCGTGTTGCCGCTACTCGACGTGTACGACTTGCTCTTCTTGGAGTATTTCAGGGAGCTGAACGAAACCCTCATCCTCTCTACAGTCCTGCTGCTCCTGCACAGCAGCGTGTTCTTCACGTGGTTCCTGAAGTCCTCCGACACAAAGTAGTAGATAAACGGGTCCAGGCAGCTGTTGAGGCTGGCCAGGCATAACGTGGAGATGTAGAAGGCATAACCATTATTTACCACTCCGTCTTTTAGCAGAGAGTAGTGCACCACCAGCATGATGTTACTGGGGATGAAGCACACTAGGAACGTCACCAGAACGATCCCGATCAGCAGCACGGCTTTCTGGCGGTTCTTTCCGGCGCTGCTGTTCTCCAAGCCGTTCCCCAGAGCCCTGAGTAACAGAACGTAGGCCACGACGATCACTACGCACGGGACGAGGAACACCACCAGACCCATGAAGATGAAGTAGAAGTACGGCAGCTGCACGGAAGGGAATGGATCCCGTGGGTCCTTTATGATGTTGACATCGTGGCAAGTTGTGATGTTGAGGTCTTTGAGTTTGGCGGTTTGGTCATACAGGTACAGAGGCGTGGTGGTGAGCCAGATGAAAGACCAGATGGCCACGCAGACACCCACAGCCACTTTGTTGTTCTTCCTCTGCTGGGACAGAGGGTGAGCCACCACCCAGTACCTCTGCACGCTGAGGCAGGCGATGAAAAGGATGGAGCTATACATGTTCCCGTAGAAGAAGCCCACGAGGACTTTGCACAGCGGCTCTCCGTAGATCCAGTCGTTGCCGTTTAAATGGTAGGAGATTTTTAAAGGTATCCAAACGATATAAAGCAGGTCGGCCAGAGCCAGGTTGGCCATGTAGATGGACGACGGGTGCTTCTTCTTGGTTCGGAAGAGGAACACCCAGACGGCCATGCCGTTGGCAGGAAGTCCCAACGCAAACACGATGATGTAGACGATTGGGAGGAAGACTGTGGTGAGACCGCCCTTCAGTGTGTCAGATGCTGCCTGGTCCACAATATATTGGTTTGAGTTTGAAAGGTCCTCAACTCCAAAGAATCCCCGTCCTTTACCTAAAACAATATGACAAGATGAAATACTTATTAGGGCTGAcatgataatcaattaatcatttaagtcatgtgtcaaactcaaggctcgtgggccaaatccggccccttgtaaattttgatccggcccacatatcaatttaggttcacaactAATATTGGCCCGCCTAGCTGTGCacaacaccaaaaaaaagtcagtcacACTTAAAGAAGATTATGGAagatttgctgactttgagcctcagaaatccccccccccacaaccaGAGAGTttacatattcaggctgtgaaacaggttcagctgtgtggtagcctgctttaaaaaaaatttaaatctttgtttttcatgttttgctatattctatgatggctaagaaactttttttggcttacttttttagggttttatgtcgaccaaactgtacgtgagaaagctatatgagaaaTGCAATAAAACAGCCAAAGATAATCgacttttaaataaaagcatttcagtaaactatacatgtctggcccttattgtgattctcatttttcaGTGTGGCCCCtggtgaagttgagtttgacacccctgatttaAGTCATTTACCaaacaaaatgttaaacatTCCTTGAGCTCAGCTTCTTAATAGAGCTCTCTCAGTGAAATAACAAGATTAAGTGAATAAAAAGTGAGGATTAGCTGCTTTTCTCCGGATTTTAGTAGTTTTTGGGTGGAGGAATGTTGGTCGGACAGTTTactaaaaaatgttaaatgacAGTTTTCGTTCTTTCCTGATACTTGATAGTCCCGcatttttaaaagtgaggaTTAGCTGCTTTTCTCTGATTGATATCATTATAAACTGATACTGACTGACAGTGTAGCCTACTTAAATTGTTACATGAACATGTCACTTAGGACATTTTTTCATTAATTCCTGACCGTTTTTAGGCTAAAAAGGGTCAGGAAAGAGTTATTGGCAATATTGGCATTGGCAGACATTATAGCCTAATGAAAATTATCATTAGTTGCAGTCCTAATAAATATAACTACAACTATTAGCCTACTAACTGAAGTATTGCAATGTAACATTAGGCTAACGTTAAAGAGGAAGCTACGCAATCAAATACCTTACAGTTTAGGCTAATATTCATAATACGACACACCTGTTGCTTGGAAGCGGACCAATtccgtcaaaaaaaaaagtctctctaATTACGACAACAATTAACGTTCAAAAACATTTAGCGTAATATGGGCTACTTCAATATTAATGTGCGTTTTAATCTCTTGAGGTGAGTCTCGTGACGCCTTTATGTAAGCTAGCTCGCTTTTCGACACAATAAACACAGGGAAACCGCCGGTCTTACCTGTAGCATGAGAGGcagaaaagcagcagaaaataaaaaagagcagCGACAGTAACCGAATTAAATCCATGTCTGTGTCCTTCACACGCTCTCGGGCGCAAGTCCTGTTCAGCAGAATGCTTCCAACGACTTCTTAAATGTCGATAAACAACTTAAACCGAGGGACACACCCCGAGACTACCTTTGTGTACCGTCATCAGGGACCCGCCTACCCGCCCGGTTTACTCCAGTCTGGGTTTCCCTTCAGAGGTTTCTATGGAGATCAGGGAACCACGaagaacatacaaacacattaatGACATTGATGTAATTTAGCAGATTTTAGTACCTTGATATTTGTTTCATAACTTATAACATACCCCACAGATATTTACTTAATAgcctatattttttttccttcttgaaATATAACCTCTCTGGTAGGCTTGAAAGGCCTAGATAtaaatagacagacagacagacatacatacagtacaggccaaaagtttggacacaccttctcattcaaattcgtttcctttttattttcatgactatttacattgtagattctcactgaaggcatcacaactatgaatgaacacatatggaattatgtactaaacaaaaaagtgtaaaataactgaaaacatgtcttattttttaagattcttcgaagtagccaccctttgcttttttattaataagggaacaaattccactaattaaccctgacaaagcacacctgtgaagtgaaaaccatttcaggtgactacctcatgaagctcactgagagaacaccaagggtttgtagagttatcaaaaaaagcaaagggtggctactttgaaaaatctaaaatatgagacatgttttcagttatttcacacttttttgttaagtacattatTCCATATGtgtcattcatagttttgatgccttcagtgagaatctacaatgtaaatagtcatgaaaataaagaaacacattgaatgagaaggtgtgtccaaacctttggcctgtactgtatataagcctatatatagatagatagatagatagatagatagatagatagatagatagatagatagatagatagaaagaacTTGACTTGGATGGCCCTCCTAGCCTTTACTTTGAAAAGTTTACcaactttttttgtgtgaataGTGTGACAGCTCTTTGTCAGTCAGATGTaggcctgtttgtttttttaatatggatagatggatggatggatagatatgTACAATATATATCTTTATCTGTCTGTATTATAGATAGATAATACAGATAAGataacatataggcctactttattattattatttatttttattataaatagcGTAGCCTACTGCATTACAAATGCAATCAGAGAAGTAACCTCAAGTGTTTGAGTTAAATATGAATTAGATGATACTATTGATTTCTGTGGTTTGGAAGAGGAAACTATGTTCATTTGCTTCTTTACTGTATTCTTTATATTTTGGGTGGATGCGTGCAGTTTTGTGGAAATAATGTGCAGACTGAACTGCATTCGATGAGTCGCATTCCTTGTCCACACCGATTATGTACAATATCGATAAATCTGCCGATTGTTTTCTCGAGTGACTCTTAGGTTttgtaaaacatcaaaacaaTACTAAAACATGTCCATCACAATGTCCTCAAGCCCAAAGTGATCTTCaactgtcttgttttgtctgaccgaCAATCCAAAagccaaagatattcagttcactgtCATGTAAGACAAGAAAGAAACGCAAATTGATCCCATCCAAGAAGCTGTAACCATCAAATTACTGAAACAATTAATCTGTTATCATTGTAGATTATCTGTTGTCAACTACttatttcagtcatttttaacattttattacagAACTCACACAGTATGGCACTatgaatgtgaaaaaaagagagaaacagatacAGTATACTGGAATCATTTATGAACGTTATGAGAGTAAATATCCTCTGGTATACTAAGTTTTtaacagtggtgtagtctacgtgataggcaggtatacgcagtatacccactaagaaagctccaggatttccatatacccacctaaaaatgtgcaatggcacgtaacaacatactttccatcatatttttgatatattttgaattgtcatctgtgttttcctttgcATAGGCTGAATAAAagtatttccactgtaaattggtgcattaaagtgtatcaaaatgcaaaaaattAAGTCTTTGGCACTCAAAACTTCCTTGGGTGAGCAGACCCAGACGCCACACTTTGTCCATTCTGGTCCATATATTTATGTAGAACAGCGTACCCGctaaaatacattagactacaccactggtttgTAAGTTTGTACAGACCATCTTTCTCATTTCCTATCATCTCTTCCCCTCCCCCCATGGTGTCAAACTGCTCTTATCACATAAGAGGATCAGTTGAACCTTAACAAACAACACTGAAGCCAACTAACCAGTGGAATATGCAAAGCTGCAGTAActaagtagaactacttcactactctacttaagtactaaaaggctatatctgtactctactggagtattatttttttctcctacttccacttttacttgagtacatatttttgatggatgaaatacttttactttaataccttttttatgtgctgcatcatTACTCGTTACtattgtgaattcctcacgctacggagactgtggtaacagtgtgtgtagttacggctacgttagttacgtatGCTAATTactttctatttagctattcTTGCAGAGtaatctattcctgagttgtttcagtctgcagtgagtcctgcatgttaaccgtttgaccctgtgatgtgaagctgtaGTTTATCTGTGTGTTGCTAGCTTACTAACTTTCCTGTAGCTACATCGCAtatgttactagctagtgtgtgatacgtttttttgggctttaatcgttactgtgctggagaggatgttcattttacttgcacagtgtgataattgtagattttatttcagtatttgttaatatttgttatttttaatataatataatatatttaatattcgttaattcctttggctgcagccttaggctaaacatttgaaataatataaacaatatgatattcaaacttttgactgcttcctttaataactaaataacacaatatttgtacttttactttcagtgctTAAGTAGTAGAttttaaactacttgcaatacatttaaaacaaatctcaaagtgctacaggGTGAAAGCATCAATATAAAAGACAGATAAAGGCATAAAAACAAACGCACTTAGTTTGACTCtaaaagtaactttacatttggtaactgcagtgctacTTGTATTTTACatgtggaggaataaatcattgcaatacaatctcgagcacagtgtgtttatgtatttctCAGTGTTTACGTCCCTCGTGGCAGCACTTTGTTGGACTGCTTGCAGCCGCAACAGATACCATTAGACATCCAACTCCCCAAACATTCCTAAATAAGGTCAGTCATCACACTATGTTCCCCTTATGTATCACATATTTGGCAGTTCCAGTCTAAACAGACATTGAGAACACCTAAAGGCAAGACAAAGACAAGTTACATAACTCTCAGACCCACAAAGCCATGAGACCAGAGTCAAGAAAAGTTTACACAGAACAAaggaaaaacatatttaaatagGTTAAAAATACTAGGTTAAAGTACTAGATTAACACCAGACTGtaaagagattaaaaaaaaagtcattcagCAGCTTGACCTTTTCAACCGCCTGCCTGTCAGTAATTCAGAGAGAATATCAATGACCACATACAAAGTTTAAGTTCAAGGTTTACTTACATACATTTAAGACCTTTTCAAGACcccatataatatatattagagagctgtaatcgggccttaaaagttaggccccacaaggcccgagcccgacagaattcagcccgagcccgacaagtacatttagattgacagctttttaaaagcccaaacccgtttacagcccgatattattcaaatgtgcgcactcacacagctcttttgccttttgtctagaattagtaatttattatttttttaacataatttattcatgactaacgtaggctatatgccacttggaagttggaacaaagaaacgTCGGGTCCTGACGGGTTCGGGCAAAGgtctaatatactgtatatactgtacctgTTTCAGAATCAAACCGACCGAGGTAAAGTATGACGAAAACCAGCAAGGAAGTATAATTAGACATCACTTTTTCTAGGGGTGTAAGGATTCGTTTCAATAACGATTTGTATCACGATTCGTGGTTGTCGATACGATTTAAGGACGATATTGGTTCATTTAGAACGATACGATCCAAAATGATTCAGTACCTTGGTCACTGAATTGTTTCGGATCGTATCATTCTAAATGATACAAAGCATGTttcaaactttccaatccatcgttttatgagtgcataacctatttgtactattgtagaagtttggtatcattttgggcattattagtggggtaacttacgaaatacacagttggatccatttgcacctgcactaagctattcagctgataacgctaactctcccaatgttcgatccaggtgaaaaagcttctgggggggttaTTTGCCTCGAGgtcgtggtgcaaaggaccctaggatgaaattactccgaaccatcactttaagggaTAAAAAGAATAATGTatttacaaaattaaaacaagcAGTAACTTAGAAAGCTCAATGCTTCCCTGGATGTTTTTAGCACAGAAGACTCTCTGTAGTTTCCTCACAGATATGGAAGAAGTCACAATAAAGAAATCCATGTTATTTTAGGGGGAGTTTTATGATGAGGAATTAGCCTAAAAACCAAAGCTGCACTCTCACTCAGTGCTCCGAGTGTTCCCTGAATCAGACGTATACGTGTTGCTGTTCTTGGAGAACTTGAGAGCGCTGAAGGAGACCCTCATCCTCTCCACTGTCCTCTCACTCCTGCACAGGAACGTGTTCTTcacatggtccctgaagtcctCGGAGATGAAGTAGTAAACAAAGGGGTCGAAGCAGCTGTTGAGACTCGCCAAACACAGGGTGGTGATATAAAATCCGTACAGGTTGTTGTTGGCCCCAACCAACAGGAGGACGTAGTGCACCAACAGCATGATATTACTGGGGGTGAAGCACACCAAAAACATCACCAGCACGGTGATGATCAGGACCACGGCTTTTCGTCGCCTCTTGGCGATGTTGGGGTCCGCCATGCTGTTCCTGAGAGACTTGAGCATGAGGACGTAGGATATGATGCACACGACGGTGGGCGCAACAAATCCCACAATTCCCATTGTCAGGAAGCAGCCCGCAGCTATTTCCTTCTGACTGGACCTGGTGACATCGTGGCAGGTTTGGATATCGAGGTTCGGGACCCGGACCTCTTGTTCATACAGGTAGAGCGGGATGGTGAGGAGCCAGACCACCACCCAGACTGTGACGGAGACGGCGACAGCTACACGGTTGTCTTTCTGCCGATGGGACAGCGGGTGGACCACGGCCCAGTAACGCTGAACACTTATACAGGTGATGAAGGAGATGGAGCAGTACATGTTGCCGTAGAAAAACGCCACCAGCACTTTGCACAAGCCCTCCCCGTAGATCCAGTTGTTGCCGTTGAAGTGGTACGCTATCTTTAAGGGGATCCAGATGACAAACAGCAGGTCAGCCAGAGCCAGGTTGGCCATGTAGATGGACGACGGGTGTCTTTTCTTGGTCCTGAAGAGGAACACCCAGATTGCCATGGCGTTGGTGGGCAGTCCCACAGCAAACACGATGATGTAGACGATTGGGATGAAGACGGTTGTTAGACGGCTGGTCAACGCTTGAATGACTTGGGAGTTGACCTCCACCCCTTCGGCTGTCTCGTTACCAGTGTCGCCTCTGTTCTCTGAGTCAAATAATGACATGAAAACATATGAAAAGCAGaagttacattacatgtcatttagctgacacttttatccaaagcgacttacaattctTACATATCAGAGGACACACActtctggagcaactaggggttaattgtcttgctcagggacacattggttgatg contains:
- the f2rl1.2 gene encoding coagulation factor II (thrombin) receptor-like 1, tandem duplicate 2, which codes for MDLIRLLSLLFFIFCCFSASHATGKGRGFFGVEDLSNSNQYIVDQAASDTLKGGLTTVFLPIVYIIVFALGLPANGMAVWVFLFRTKKKHPSSIYMANLALADLLYIVWIPLKISYHLNGNDWIYGEPLCKVLVGFFYGNMYSSILFIACLSVQRYWVVAHPLSQQRKNNKVAVGVCVAIWSFIWLTTTPLYLYDQTAKLKDLNITTCHDVNIIKDPRDPFPSVQLPYFYFIFMGLVVFLVPCVVIVVAYVLLLRALGNGLENSSAGKNRQKAVLLIGIVLVTFLVCFIPSNIMLVVHYSLLKDGVVNNGYAFYISTLCLASLNSCLDPFIYYFVSEDFRNHVKNTLLCRSSRTVERMRVSFSSLKYSKKSKSYTSSSGNTQSSSC
- the LOC114571378 gene encoding proteinase-activated receptor 2-like, which produces MASQTRLFHLFLLLCCVRSCQCRPKEENRGDTGNETAEGVEVNSQVIQALTSRLTTVFIPIVYIIVFAVGLPTNAMAIWVFLFRTKKRHPSSIYMANLALADLLFVIWIPLKIAYHFNGNNWIYGEGLCKVLVAFFYGNMYCSISFITCISVQRYWAVVHPLSHRQKDNRVAVAVSVTVWVVVWLLTIPLYLYEQEVRVPNLDIQTCHDVTRSSQKEIAAGCFLTMGIVGFVAPTVVCIISYVLMLKSLRNSMADPNIAKRRRKAVVLIITVLVMFLVCFTPSNIMLLVHYVLLLVGANNNLYGFYITTLCLASLNSCFDPFVYYFISEDFRDHVKNTFLCRSERTVERMRVSFSALKFSKNSNTYTSDSGNTRSTE